In Nicotiana tabacum cultivar K326 chromosome 10, ASM71507v2, whole genome shotgun sequence, the DNA window TCCAACGGGATTACAGTTGTTTAGGATTTTCCATTTTCTCGAATGTCTAAATGATGTCAGAAAAATCATCTGGCAAGCTGAAAGGATAAATTGTTCTGTGGTCGCCACTAAAAATAAGAACGTCGCCAAGTCAGCATGGTAAGACACCCTTTCTAGCGGCGACTTACAATGCCGACCTTTTTGGGTGGTGATGTTTTCGATTTTATGTGGTGACTTTTCTCGCTACGAAAAGAATTTATCCTTTCAAAAGAAACTCTCTTAGCCACAATAGCCTTAACTTTTTGCCGATTTTATTCGCTTAAGTACTGACATTTTTTAGCAACTATAGTCTCCACAAAAGTCGATTGCCATTAAACTAATTATTTCGTTGGCAAACTACCTAAAATctattttttgaatttcttttttgCCGCGTAATTTTTTACGCTTACTTTAGTTGCCACTCAATGTTGACTATATATCACTAATAAAAGTCAAATAGATCGCCAGTAAAGTCATTATTCATTAGACGACTTACATAAAATATATTCTCACGTGATGGTCATGATATATAGAAACATCATAAATATCATTTGAGCCAATCAGTGGTCATGTGCaggggtggcaaacgggcgggtcgggtcggatatgagtGAGTCGAAAATGAGTAATTCAAAAAATGGATAAATCATCCGACCCGACCCGTATTTGggacggataaaaaacgggttatcCGGCAGATAATATGGACATGACTTCTTGAACATGGTGACTTATGGGAGTattcctagtctcccaaagttgaggaacccccaatttgaggctttacaaatataaaagttaaacaaaTCCATTTGGTTAactattttctaagtggataatatgttTCTTATCCATATTCAACcagtttttaaaaagttcattattcagcctatttttaatgaataatatggaTGAATAACTGTTTTTTTAATCATTTTGTCATCTCTAATCATGTGGTTCATCACTATGTTCGATCTAACACGATCTTACACAAGCTCATTCTCACCTTCTTAAGTACACAAAACATCATTTAGTCATTTATGCACTTGAAACATTAAAAACATATTGTTGTAGACACGTGTCCAATGGCATCCTTAtatcatttttcctttctttcttggaATTCCAGAGAAGTGGTTGAGCTGTTATATATGGACTCAAACATTCTGTTCGTTGACTTGATCGCTGGAGCTGGTAAACCTACTAATTAGGACAGTTGATAGTTCTCTTCTTTATGTAAAGGTTAATTTCTGCACGTGACGTCTGTACCAAACACTaacaaaacagaaaaatcagGATATCCTCCTCAAACTCAAAAAGAAAGTTGAAGCTCAATAGATTTTCAGTAGAAATATTCTTGAGTAGAATTATTCAGAATCCCAACGAAAAAATCAAGAAGAAAAGAGAAACTTGACAGCAAAGTAAgagtataaaaaatattaaaagaaattaaaaaaatagactTCATCCTTCTTAACCCAGGTAAATACAAATCTCCCACCCAAAGAAAAAAATTCAGAAGAATTCCCATATTAATATAATTTTTCCAACTTTAGAGATATAAGTTTATAACCCGCATTTGCCGATTGCCATTTTATAAGTCACATTTTCTTATTGCGCTTTATAAGTTGCACTGACTGCATATCATAAGTcacatttgcttaatgtgatttATAAGTTTCATTTTTAATCGCATTGATTTATACGTCGTAGTTACAAATAGCGATTTATAAGTCACATTTACTGATTGTGATTTATAAGTCGCATTTGCTAATTGCGATTTATAAGTCGCATTTGCTAATTGCGATTTGTAAGTCGCATTTGCTGACTTACAAATGTGATTTATAAGTTGCATTTATAATCACACTTATTTATAAGTTGCAATTACAGATAGCAATTTATAATTTTGCTTTATTGCGATTTGTAAGCCGCTTTTGCTGACTCCGATTGTAAGTTGCATTTGCTGACTGCGATATGTAAGCCCCCTTTGCTGAATGCAATTTGTAAGTCATTGCTGATTAAAATTTATAAGTCATATACATTGATTGCGATTGCTTTCAGTAGGATCTTTCTTGAGTAAAGCCAAAATTCCTCCTCTTTTAACCCAAGAAAATGCAAACCCCTgaccccaaaaaataaaaagtagtttacaaattaaaactttaaaaaaatgggtatagattaAATGGGGCTACCAATTTTTACATAGGAGCAGAAGGTTGAAACAGCCCATTAGGCTTTTGGGGGATTTTATATGGCAAGCTGAATGAGGCAAATGTCAATAGCTGGTTGGTTATAAGGGAATATTATATTAGACATGTCTAGTATCAGTAGTGGTATCGTTAATGTGTAATGTTGCAGCTCTTTCTCTCTCTCCTCCCCCTCTCTTGGTGTAATCCCTTCTTACCTCTTACCCTTCTGTTGCAGATTTTCAATTTCATTCGAGTTTGTAATTTCCTTTCAGTCTGTTGAATCAAATTCCCCTATTAGTTGCTATCAAAAGTTTGTTTTACTTCATTCTTTCACTTCCTTATATCTTCTATCTCAATGTATTTAATAATCAGTTACGTTGCTCAGTTCTTTAACTTGCGTCAGAGATATTTGTCTTGGTTACTTATTAACAACATGATTGCAGAGAAATAGTACAGCCAGCCAACCATACAACTGTACCAGTAAGAATTTCCCAAAATGACTGAATGAGTATTTTTGAAATACGGGTACTTCTTATTCCTTTTTTCTTGGAAAAAATGGAACTGATAATAGAAAACTAAATACCATCCAACATGTGATGCCTGAATATCTGATATTTCTTTGTGATATCTGAGATGAGACACCAAATTAAATGCTCATTCCACATACATCAATATCGCGGTCCAGAATTACTTCGCTGGGGAGATGCCTCTATACAAGGTAATAACCTCTCAAACATTTTGTTTTTTTCCTGTTTTCTAGGTTTCTGTTACTATCTATACTTTAGAGTGGATGTCAATTTTAATGCAAGATATATGTTATAGCAAGATAGTGCCCACTTTATATTAAGTACATCTATAGAGGTCAAGTTTTTAAAGGGTCATAGGATTTAGCTAGGTTGCTACATGAATTATTGAAACACTTTTGAGGAGCTGACGATGCATTTGGCCTAAAAAAACATGGAGTTACAAGTATATCCTAAACGAAATATAGAATGTTAGAACAAGGAAAATAGCTAGTTAGAAAATCAAGTCAGTTAGGGATTTAGTCAAATTATTTAATGCAGTTACGGCTACAAAAACACAGCCTATAAATACAGAGAGAAACAAGAATGAAATTCTGTAAATATTTTCTTCTGTCACCCCTTTTTCCCCTTCTATGATTCTTCCTCCCATTTTTCCTGACTCTCTGTTCgatatcttcttcttctactaCTCCTTTTTTTCCATGTGAATTGCTAGGATGCATAAATCAAAGTCAATCACGTgaataaaatgtatagatatgGAGAAGAATATATATTCACAATGTTACCTAAAAAAAAGAACTTATATGCATTttctaatatttttcaaaacttggGATGTTTTTATTACAATTTTAGTTTTAAAGTAAATTATTAgcaaaaagatgaaaataaaataaagataaataattACATATACTGAAGTATATATGTTATTTGCACAATGTTACCTCAgaatttcttcttctccttttcatAGTTACCAGTAACATGATGATATTCTGATGGTAATAACTCGCTTAATTCCTTCCCAAGTTCTGTTTCATAAGAGTTGACAAGTTCAAACCTAAATATAGTCAAGATAAATAGAATAAATCAAGCGTATTTGAGCATCTTTTGTTTGCGCTACTATAAAAAAAATGGGAGAGCATTATTCACAACATACCAGTAAGCCAAAGACTGAAATGGATCATAACGTTTGTAGATTTGCTGTATTTTGTCCCTTATCTGGAGATTGATGGATCCTCTTTTTCTCTTGTGCACTTTAAGTCCATGAAACTGAAATGAAGCTCATAAATCAGACTCGGGATATAATgactaacaaaataaaaatatgggctaataagatgaaaataaataaattattttgtcCCGATTAATTTTTATTGACAAGACATTTAAAGCATTTCGTTTACCTCATCCATATGACGCATTGTTTCACTATCAATTGGGATGTAACTATAATATCCAGCACACATCATGATAGTTTTAATAGTGAACGGACCAGCACCGTTTATCTTCAGCTTAGACCAGTTTGGTTCGGTACCAATGTGGTCTTTTTCAAACTTACTGAGATAAATTTCCCCATCAACAACTTGTTTTGCCAACATAATCAACTCCCTTGCTCTATACCCAAAATTGCCTTTACCTTTTAGCTCTTTCTCACTAAAACTTGCTAATTCTTCTGCATTCGGGAAGTCTCCATAAGATGAAATATTGGCTCTCTTTCTTTTCGACTTGAATTTTTTATATTGTAAAAAACACAGAGCCTTTGCGAGATCCAATGATGTCTTCCACCTAAGAAAAGTTGGCAATATATAAAAAGGGTATCTCTGAAAAACAATTAAAATCAACTACTATGATAACCTTACAAGCACATCCGTGTTCAACTCAAGATGATCAACTATTTCTACATTTTGTTGCAT includes these proteins:
- the LOC107803160 gene encoding uncharacterized protein LOC107803160, translating into METLPSYNCIIHLEKFPTFSIEKAMCNHGFFMMAPNCWEPSTKSFSRPLRLADSTSVMTFISQPPGKDHLVIKVYGASILWLKDELAIQSQVKRMLRLSDMDEQDVRDFHKLHPEAEAKGFGRLFRSPTLFEDVAKSLLLRFCPWKTSLDLAKALCFLQYKKFKSKRKRANISSYGDFPNAEELASFSEKELKGKGNFGYRARELIMLAKQVVDGEIYLSKFEKDHIGTEPNWSKLKINGAGPFTIKTIMMCAGYYSYIPIDSETMRHMDEFHGLKVHKRKRGSINLQIRDKIQQIYKRYDPFQSLAYWFELVNSYETELGKELSELLPSEYHHVTGNYEKEKKKF